From a single Nymphaea colorata isolate Beijing-Zhang1983 chromosome 4, ASM883128v2, whole genome shotgun sequence genomic region:
- the LOC116252723 gene encoding peroxidase P7-like, which produces MASPANILVALFLAFAIVIGSSSAQLSTNFYDSRCPGIFAAVRAQVKGAVAREPRMGASLLRLFFHDCFVNGCDGSILLDDTATFTGEKNAAPNRNSARGFEVIDAIKASVERICPGIVSCADVLAISARDSVVALGGPSWNVKVGRRDARTASQAAANTSIPAPTFDLNRLISSFQAQGLSVKDLVALSGAHTIGQARCTTFRARIYNETNIDGFFSRNRQARCPRISGSGDNNLAPLDIQTPTSFDNGYFKNLVSKRGLLHSDQQLFNGGSTDSLVRSYSQSSSTFNADFVAAMIRMGDIKPLTGNNGEIRKNCRRVN; this is translated from the exons ATGGCTTCCCCTGCAAACATTCTTGTTGCCTTATTCCTGGCCTTTGCCATCGTCATCGGAAGCTCCTCTGCTCAACTCTCTACTAATTTCTATGATTCTCGTTGTCCCGGCATTTTTGCCGCAGTCAGAGCTCAGGTCAAGGGCGCTGTGGCCAGAGAACCCAGAATGGGCGCATCGCTTCTCCGCTTATTCTTCCACGACTGCTTTGTCAAT GGGTGTGATGGCTCAATTCTGTTAGATGACACGGCGACGTTTACTGGAGAGAAGAATGCAGCTCCCAACAGGAATTCTGCTAGAGGATTTGAAGTGATCGACGCCATTAAGGCGTCTGTGGAGCGGATCTGCCCAGGAATTGTGTCGTGTGCAGACGTCTTAGCCATAAGTGCTAGGGACTCCGTTGTTGCA TTGGGAGGGCCTAGCTGGAATGTCAAGGTTGGAAGAAGGGACGCCAGGACAGCGAGCCAAGCCGCTGCGAATACTAGCATCCCTGCCCCCACATTTGATCTCAATCGTCTCATTTCCAGCTTCCAAGCTCAAGGACTTTCTGTCAAAGACTTAGTTGCACTGTCAG GGGCTCACACCATTGGACAGGCAAGGTGCACCACCTTCAGGGCTCGCATTTACAATGAGACCAACATAGACGGCTTCTTTTCAAGGAACAGACAGGCGAGGTGCCCCCGCATATCAGGGTCAGGGGACAACAACCTGGCACCCCTTGATATACAGACACCTACATCCTTCGACAACGGCTACTTCAAGAACCTTGTCAGTAAGAGGGGACTCCTCCACTCCGACCAGCAGCTCTTCAACGGTGGATCTACGGATTCACTGGTCAGGTCCTACAGCCAGAGCAGCAGCACCTTCAATGCAGACTTTGTTGCAGCCATGATCAGGATGGGAGACATCAAGCCCCTCACTGGCAACAATGGTGAAATCAGGAAGAACTGCAGGAGGGTCAACTAA